The Streptomyces sp. CG1 genome window below encodes:
- a CDS encoding Helicase associated domain protein: MKRSDLRPHQIETVDAIKRGLDVPPGGIPVNGLRGQVVSACGTGKTVTAAFAAREMLPSGRILVLVPTLDLLAQTVKEWHRVGRRGPAVAVCSLQDDPDLWNLKVRSTTNPMRLALWHGTGPVTIYATYASLGVLAEAFEGAYGQHLAPMDLAVVDEAHRTSGSMGKTWADIHDQTVIPSARRLYLTATPRIWQERPPHWEVAEGVRDALPAEMAASMDDEAVFGPVLYKLSLASAVSRGLLARYQIIVLELQDPVVTPQRLMGEERRGEEVRGQRLGALQAALLHAMAQHGLQTCITFHHRTIEAQAYAEGLEHVAAKLHADRPEKYPAKTWADWLCGEHDPQRRREVLGSFGTTARRAVLSNCRVLGEGVDIRSVDSVALLDPKGAPHDIVQAIGRALRQQPGQGKLASLIVPVFLQPGEQPEDMFTSGSYRPLVKVLEGLRAHDEEAIELLAIPQEPQKDVAQPSVNIGAAPGEGEEESRLLLRFAAPRDPVMVAEWVSFNVIDTERQDWARGWAALKKFTERELHARVPYGHKEGATPLGQWVAEQRRAYGAGQMTGQRAQRLEKLGMVWSLADERFQENLEAARAYYEEHWTLCAPRTATALDRPLGQWLSNLRRPGALAEHPEWETALREIDEDWNPPWPSDWQRHYAAVRELLRDEESQTDILPGVTVHGMDVGRWLQKNRRHAVWAGLMDGQRERLEQLGIVPLPPEPEAPAKPSKAASGAFERGVAALAQYKARTGSVTVPRAHVERLEDGTEVKLGVFLSNSKSRRAKLTNDKLKALADLGLDWA; this comes from the coding sequence ATGAAACGGAGCGATCTGCGTCCCCATCAGATTGAAACTGTCGATGCCATCAAACGTGGCCTCGATGTCCCTCCCGGTGGTATTCCGGTGAACGGCCTGCGTGGTCAGGTGGTTTCCGCGTGCGGTACCGGAAAGACCGTCACTGCGGCATTCGCTGCTCGGGAGATGCTGCCGAGCGGCCGGATTCTGGTGCTGGTGCCGACGCTGGACCTTCTGGCGCAGACGGTCAAGGAGTGGCATCGGGTCGGGCGCAGGGGGCCGGCGGTTGCGGTGTGCTCGCTCCAGGACGACCCGGATCTGTGGAACCTGAAGGTGCGTTCCACCACCAACCCGATGCGGCTGGCCCTGTGGCACGGTACGGGGCCGGTGACCATCTACGCGACGTACGCGTCGCTGGGCGTGCTGGCGGAGGCGTTCGAGGGCGCCTACGGCCAGCATCTGGCGCCGATGGATCTCGCGGTGGTCGATGAGGCGCACCGCACGTCGGGGTCGATGGGGAAGACGTGGGCGGATATCCACGACCAGACCGTCATCCCGTCCGCGCGGCGGCTGTACCTGACGGCGACGCCCCGGATCTGGCAGGAGCGGCCCCCACACTGGGAGGTCGCCGAAGGAGTGCGGGACGCGCTGCCAGCGGAGATGGCGGCCTCCATGGATGACGAAGCGGTCTTCGGGCCCGTCCTGTACAAGCTCAGCCTTGCGTCGGCGGTCTCCCGTGGATTGCTTGCGCGGTACCAGATCATCGTGCTGGAGCTCCAGGACCCGGTCGTCACCCCTCAGCGGCTGATGGGCGAGGAGCGGCGCGGCGAGGAGGTGCGGGGGCAGCGGCTCGGGGCGTTGCAGGCGGCGCTGCTGCACGCGATGGCGCAGCACGGCCTTCAGACCTGCATTACCTTCCATCACCGGACGATCGAGGCGCAGGCGTACGCGGAGGGCCTGGAGCACGTCGCCGCCAAGCTGCACGCGGACCGGCCGGAGAAGTACCCGGCGAAGACCTGGGCCGACTGGCTCTGTGGGGAGCACGACCCGCAGCGCCGGCGGGAGGTGCTTGGCTCGTTCGGGACCACGGCCCGGCGGGCAGTGCTTTCGAACTGTCGTGTCCTGGGGGAGGGCGTCGATATCAGAAGCGTAGATAGTGTTGCCCTGTTGGACCCGAAGGGTGCGCCGCACGACATCGTGCAGGCCATCGGGCGCGCTCTGCGGCAGCAGCCGGGGCAAGGGAAATTGGCTTCTCTGATCGTGCCTGTTTTCCTCCAACCGGGAGAGCAGCCGGAAGATATGTTCACTTCCGGGTCGTATCGGCCTTTGGTGAAGGTGCTTGAGGGTCTTCGGGCTCATGATGAAGAGGCCATCGAGTTGCTCGCGATTCCGCAGGAACCGCAGAAAGACGTCGCGCAGCCCTCCGTGAACATCGGTGCGGCACCTGGGGAAGGCGAGGAGGAATCCCGTCTGCTGCTCCGTTTTGCGGCCCCCAGGGATCCGGTGATGGTCGCGGAGTGGGTGTCCTTCAACGTGATCGACACCGAGCGGCAGGACTGGGCCCGCGGCTGGGCCGCGCTCAAGAAATTCACCGAGCGTGAACTTCACGCCCGAGTCCCCTACGGACACAAAGAGGGAGCAACTCCCCTGGGACAGTGGGTCGCTGAACAGAGGCGCGCGTACGGGGCCGGGCAGATGACCGGCCAGCGCGCCCAGCGCCTGGAGAAGCTCGGCATGGTGTGGTCGCTGGCCGATGAGCGGTTCCAGGAGAACCTGGAGGCGGCCCGCGCGTACTACGAGGAGCACTGGACACTATGCGCGCCCCGGACAGCCACCGCCCTGGACCGGCCGCTCGGGCAGTGGCTGTCCAACCTCCGCCGCCCCGGCGCCTTGGCCGAACACCCTGAGTGGGAGACGGCGCTGCGCGAGATCGACGAGGACTGGAACCCGCCATGGCCATCGGACTGGCAACGGCACTACGCCGCCGTACGCGAACTCCTACGCGACGAAGAGAGCCAGACCGACATCCTGCCCGGCGTCACCGTGCACGGGATGGACGTCGGACGATGGCTCCAGAAGAACCGTCGGCACGCGGTGTGGGCTGGGCTGATGGACGGGCAGCGCGAACGCCTGGAGCAGCTCGGCATCGTGCCGCTACCACCGGAGCCAGAAGCACCCGCGAAGCCGTCCAAGGCCGCTTCTGGAGCCTTCGAGCGGGGGGTTGCAGCTCTGGCGCAGTACAAGGCCCGCACGGGCTCTGTGACGGTCCCCAGGGCCCACGTAGAGCGCTTGGAAGACGGTACGGAGGTCAAGCTCGGGGTGTTCCTGAGCAACAGCAAGAGCAGGCGCGCCAAACTCACCAACGACAAGCTCAAGGCGCTGGCCGACCTCGGACTCGACTGGGCCTGA
- a CDS encoding tyrosine-type recombinase/integrase produces MSAAGQPTPLRSPATPTWDTHGWKAWLADRIDPGWRPGEWDARHWLFTGDLDSPRTSSSTCRTRRCDQVVISGNVFCTLCAEHLRVGAQDPDTFAATFTPDRERSARGMVTAQCCIVRGGVRCVRPRHCKGMCATHYNAWKYHAVKGTEQAWLRDRAQPFTETIPCLVPTCPSPAYNSRGLCNYHARQWSQDNPTKPTDVHRWAPQQPPYLDTHQFSLLSLDDLLRHEILYALQQTDQWTRTLEPHPIRSLVRDLTGATTFLTDDTGPARLASPHAGAVRTLKRLRTAIHGAFEEFSGRPFTDPDVLDLRAIGLRTTNGSRPRRMPGTADLRTIRQPWLRDLMRHWATTSSPRTDIFSNTMRAVVIASRTLAQRPGKGLDPAALHFTDASAVVDAFRTALRRDGTAYRSSQRRALAGCFFQLIDYGRRSGHLDTLAGAFTRDSVQHRIRLEETDEDGIGKAIPESVIRQLDAHLHTLGLGEVQGRRDVPAADLQLLYQTVYILLRDTGRRPLEIASLPRDCLETDRGQTSLIWNNHKRRRHRRRLPVTESTAQAIRTWQARRSHLQLPAGGDAYLFPALSAYSSAPHLGANYISETLRLWVDSLPALHTEGVDADGAPLPFDRTLIYPYAFRHSYAQRHADAGTPVDVLRELMDHHSIAMTQRYYQVSLKRKRAAVTALSTQVVDRLGHPAPSSPSSYDLRSVAVPYGGCTEPSNVKAGGDACPLRFQCAGCGYYRPDPSYLPAIEQHINELRADRETARAMDAADFIITALTAQITAFEQVVHRMKTRLAALPAGEREEIEHASTILRKARAASSHTLLPLTVVDRTQEPTS; encoded by the coding sequence GTGAGCGCCGCCGGGCAGCCGACACCGCTGCGCTCCCCGGCCACGCCCACCTGGGATACGCACGGCTGGAAAGCATGGCTGGCCGATCGCATCGACCCCGGCTGGCGACCGGGGGAGTGGGACGCGCGCCACTGGCTGTTCACCGGCGATCTGGACAGCCCGCGTACCTCGTCATCGACCTGCCGGACACGGCGATGTGACCAGGTGGTCATCTCCGGCAACGTCTTCTGCACCCTGTGCGCGGAGCACCTGCGAGTTGGCGCTCAGGACCCGGACACCTTCGCTGCGACCTTCACGCCTGACCGCGAACGCAGCGCCCGCGGCATGGTGACCGCCCAGTGCTGCATTGTCCGCGGTGGCGTGCGGTGCGTCCGCCCCCGCCACTGCAAGGGCATGTGCGCCACCCACTACAACGCCTGGAAGTACCACGCCGTCAAAGGAACCGAGCAAGCATGGCTGCGCGACCGCGCCCAGCCCTTCACCGAAACGATCCCCTGCCTGGTTCCCACCTGCCCAAGCCCCGCCTACAACTCCCGAGGTCTGTGCAACTACCACGCCCGCCAATGGAGCCAGGACAATCCCACGAAACCCACCGACGTCCACCGGTGGGCCCCTCAGCAGCCCCCGTACCTGGACACGCACCAGTTCAGCCTGCTCTCCCTGGACGACCTGCTGCGCCACGAGATCCTCTACGCCCTGCAGCAGACCGATCAGTGGACCCGCACTCTGGAACCCCACCCCATCCGCAGCCTGGTACGCGACCTCACCGGCGCCACCACATTCCTGACAGACGACACCGGCCCCGCACGCCTGGCCAGCCCTCACGCCGGTGCCGTCAGGACCCTCAAGCGGCTGCGGACAGCCATCCACGGCGCCTTCGAAGAGTTCTCCGGCCGCCCCTTCACCGACCCGGATGTCCTTGACCTGCGCGCCATCGGCCTGCGCACGACGAACGGATCCCGGCCCCGCCGCATGCCCGGCACCGCGGACCTGCGCACCATCCGCCAACCCTGGCTCCGCGACCTGATGCGCCACTGGGCCACCACCAGTTCCCCGCGCACCGACATCTTCTCCAACACGATGCGCGCCGTGGTCATCGCTTCCCGGACGCTGGCCCAGCGACCGGGGAAAGGTCTCGACCCGGCAGCGCTGCACTTCACCGACGCCTCTGCTGTCGTCGACGCCTTCCGCACGGCGCTCCGACGCGACGGAACTGCCTACCGCTCTTCCCAGCGACGCGCGCTGGCCGGCTGCTTCTTCCAGCTGATCGACTACGGCCGCCGCTCCGGACATCTCGACACCCTCGCGGGAGCGTTCACCCGCGACTCGGTCCAGCACCGCATCCGCCTGGAAGAAACAGACGAGGACGGCATCGGCAAAGCCATCCCCGAATCAGTGATTCGCCAGCTCGACGCCCACCTGCACACCCTCGGCCTCGGAGAGGTCCAAGGCCGCCGCGATGTCCCGGCCGCCGATCTGCAACTGCTCTACCAGACCGTCTACATCCTGCTCAGAGACACCGGTCGCCGCCCGTTGGAGATCGCCTCCCTGCCCCGCGACTGCCTGGAGACCGACCGCGGGCAGACCTCACTGATCTGGAACAACCACAAACGACGCCGCCACCGCAGACGCCTGCCTGTCACCGAATCCACCGCTCAGGCCATCCGCACCTGGCAGGCCCGCCGCAGCCACCTCCAGCTCCCCGCCGGCGGCGACGCCTACCTCTTCCCCGCCCTGAGCGCCTACAGCAGCGCCCCTCACCTGGGTGCCAACTACATCAGCGAGACCCTGCGCCTGTGGGTCGACTCCCTACCCGCTCTCCATACCGAAGGCGTCGATGCGGACGGTGCCCCGCTGCCCTTCGACCGGACCCTGATCTACCCCTACGCCTTCCGCCATTCCTACGCCCAGCGCCACGCCGACGCCGGAACCCCCGTGGACGTGCTGCGCGAGCTGATGGACCACCACTCCATCGCCATGACCCAGCGCTACTACCAGGTATCCCTCAAACGTAAACGCGCCGCCGTCACCGCCTTGAGCACCCAGGTCGTCGACCGCCTCGGACATCCCGCCCCCAGCTCCCCCAGCAGCTACGACTTACGCTCCGTGGCAGTCCCCTATGGCGGCTGCACCGAACCCAGCAACGTCAAAGCCGGGGGAGACGCCTGCCCCCTCCGCTTCCAGTGCGCCGGCTGCGGCTACTACCGCCCCGACCCCTCCTACCTCCCCGCCATCGAGCAGCACATCAACGAACTGAGGGCCGACCGGGAGACCGCCCGGGCCATGGACGCAGCCGACTTCATCATCACCGCCCTCACCGCCCAGATCACCGCCTTCGAACAGGTCGTCCACCGCATGAAAACCCGCCTAGCCGCTCTACCAGCAGGCGAGCGTGAAGAGATCGAGCACGCCAGCACCATCCTGCGCAAGGCCAGAGCAGCCAGCAGCCACACCCTCCTTCCGCTCACCGTCGTCGACCGCACTCAGGAACCGACGTCATGA
- a CDS encoding tyrosine-type recombinase/integrase, with protein sequence MESSFIAERSVSPATGMERWVVADALTYALHHETTAYLASLRSKDRSPNTERVYAGRLALYLNYSAARRMDWAAPGFLGLSGLQQWLISTPLPPRSPRTAGARPRYRSKGTANAVMTAVSDFLRFGAAHGWVSSQTVALLSEPKTLFCLPPGYDPGEDGHLRTVDTASFRFAFTDPGYQDLSPEQIIRMLALARSARDRFLIALLACTGLRIGEALGLHRGDLHLLASSRPLGCGTEGPHLHVRRRTDNPNRALAKSRSPRIVPVTADLTSLYTDYQYERHTAGADSGDMIFVNLFRPPLGRPMSYPNTKGMFDRLARAADHPFRPHKLRHSAATAWLRSGVDRDVVQRLLGHLSPLSMERYRHVCDTETRQAVERVATLRDPR encoded by the coding sequence GTGGAGTCCTCCTTCATCGCGGAACGGTCGGTCTCTCCGGCAACGGGCATGGAGCGGTGGGTGGTTGCCGATGCGCTCACCTATGCCTTGCATCACGAGACCACCGCCTATTTGGCTTCGCTGCGCAGCAAGGACCGCTCACCGAACACCGAGCGGGTCTACGCCGGCCGTCTGGCTCTGTATCTGAACTACAGCGCCGCCCGTCGCATGGACTGGGCCGCCCCGGGATTCCTCGGACTGTCGGGCCTGCAGCAGTGGCTGATCAGCACCCCGCTCCCGCCGCGCAGTCCACGAACCGCCGGCGCACGGCCCAGGTATCGCTCCAAGGGAACTGCGAACGCGGTGATGACGGCGGTCAGCGACTTCCTGCGCTTCGGCGCCGCCCATGGCTGGGTCTCCTCGCAGACAGTGGCACTGCTGTCCGAGCCGAAAACGTTGTTCTGTCTGCCGCCGGGTTACGACCCCGGAGAGGACGGGCACTTGCGCACCGTGGACACCGCCTCGTTCCGGTTCGCGTTCACCGACCCCGGCTACCAGGACCTCAGCCCCGAGCAGATCATCCGGATGCTCGCTCTGGCACGATCGGCCCGCGACCGGTTCCTGATCGCTCTGCTGGCCTGCACCGGCCTGCGGATCGGCGAGGCGCTGGGACTGCACCGCGGCGACCTGCACCTGCTGGCCTCATCCCGCCCTCTCGGGTGCGGTACCGAAGGGCCTCACCTACATGTCCGCCGCCGCACCGACAACCCCAACCGCGCGTTGGCCAAGTCTCGCTCTCCACGGATCGTGCCGGTCACCGCCGACCTGACCAGCCTGTACACCGACTACCAGTACGAACGCCACACCGCCGGCGCGGACAGCGGCGACATGATCTTCGTTAACCTCTTCCGCCCGCCCCTGGGCCGGCCGATGTCCTACCCCAACACCAAGGGCATGTTCGACCGTCTGGCCCGCGCCGCCGACCACCCCTTCCGACCCCACAAGCTGCGCCACTCCGCCGCGACCGCCTGGCTGCGCAGCGGAGTGGACCGGGACGTCGTCCAGCGCCTCCTGGGACACCTCTCGCCCCTGTCGATGGAGCGCTACCGGCACGTATGTGACACCGAGACACGCCAGGCCGTCGAGCGCGTCGCGACGCTGCGGGACCCGCGGTGA
- a CDS encoding DEAD/DEAH box helicase family protein — protein MAPDIELRPHQREAVAATTATLRDHARASVIAACGTGKTLIAARTTARIAPSGRVLVLLPTLDLLSQTIRAWRAAGRKGTAIAVCSARQALDHEPLGSDVPLTTDPAELTALAASAHTGRVTAYATYASLPAVVAAHRDHHLPPWDLIVVDEAHRTAGRLGKAWAAVHHDDQVPAARRLYLTATPRIWDADTDQDEDTEALASMDDENLFGPVAYRLTLSDAIDLGLLADYQILVPVITDENLRDWLATGPGAGVDGLRLAGHQVAALRAIHDHQLRRVLTFHHRVADARAFATTLHDTAATLPDPLRPPDLWADWISGSHTPQVRRRLLLEFASHTDPHTPAVLSNARVLGEGIDII, from the coding sequence ATGGCCCCCGATATCGAGCTGCGGCCCCACCAAAGGGAGGCCGTCGCTGCCACGACCGCCACGCTCCGCGACCACGCCCGCGCGAGCGTGATCGCCGCCTGCGGCACCGGCAAGACCCTGATCGCCGCCCGAACAACCGCCCGCATCGCCCCGAGCGGGCGGGTCCTGGTACTGCTACCGACGCTGGACCTGCTGTCGCAGACGATCCGCGCCTGGCGCGCAGCAGGACGCAAAGGCACCGCCATCGCGGTGTGCTCCGCGCGCCAGGCTCTCGACCATGAACCGCTCGGCAGCGACGTCCCCCTCACCACCGACCCCGCCGAGCTGACCGCCCTCGCCGCCTCGGCCCACACCGGCCGGGTCACCGCCTACGCCACCTACGCCTCCCTGCCCGCCGTGGTCGCCGCCCACCGCGACCACCACCTGCCCCCCTGGGACCTGATCGTCGTCGACGAGGCCCACCGCACCGCCGGCCGCCTGGGCAAGGCCTGGGCCGCCGTCCACCACGACGACCAAGTCCCCGCCGCCCGCCGCCTGTACCTGACCGCCACCCCCCGCATCTGGGACGCCGACACCGACCAGGACGAGGACACGGAGGCGCTGGCCTCCATGGACGACGAGAACCTCTTCGGCCCCGTCGCCTACCGCCTGACCCTCTCCGACGCCATCGACCTCGGCCTGCTCGCCGACTACCAGATCCTCGTCCCCGTCATCACCGACGAAAACCTGCGCGACTGGCTCGCCACCGGCCCCGGCGCAGGCGTCGACGGACTGCGCCTGGCCGGCCACCAGGTCGCCGCCCTGCGCGCCATCCACGACCACCAACTGCGCCGCGTCCTGACCTTCCACCACCGCGTCGCCGACGCCCGCGCCTTCGCCACCACCCTGCACGACACCGCCGCCACCCTCCCCGACCCCCTGCGCCCCCCAGACCTGTGGGCGGACTGGATCAGCGGCAGCCACACCCCCCAGGTCCGCCGCCGACTCCTGCTCGAGTTCGCTTCCCACACCGACCCCCACACCCCGGCCGTCCTGTCCAACGCCCGCGTCCTGGGAGAGGGCATCGACATTATCTAG
- a CDS encoding AAA family ATPase — protein MRLHHLTLQAFGPFAGTHTVDFDALNADGLFLLHGDTGAGKSTLFTAICFALYGEPPVDRELMLRSHHAPDNLLTQVTLDVTVAGRRLLIDRVPQQKRPKRNGTGDTLQKAETRLSRWTTDSLGQGHWEPSSKSHQEAGKEIKDLLGMSRTQFCQVVLLPQNEFTKFLYAAAPQRRELLGKLFHTDRYSFIERWLNDHSRTVQKNRDTARDEVLHLASRIHQAAGPNLKSEHDAPTPDDPHSLTSPALAWAHGLTQASQADALQAQGDAETARKNQLAHQELENEARELHQRQTAHAAAREHMDRLNEQTPHQQELARRREQARRAQQLAPLLHAVTTARTDHARAQDTERDARTRLLPEHTALQAADLATAGQHLRDDIAVLNTLLPEEDTLRQLTADLKRIDDELQDFTNQQRTARDWLDQETTQRAALDGRREAARQAEEDSRGHQAQLDAIGIRLAAAQRRDAHLAQITTAEQRLTAAQKEAEQAAQAHIDIRRRRTEGMAAELAAGLTDGAPCPVCGSCSHPAPAQAPEGHPTREAEQAAEETHQQALEQRDAVAAELQKLRENAAGATGEAGDTPLDTLKTEHDQLTQHLADALRRAADRGIVEEELLKLDREYTAMTEQDSTATAGLSARNATHETLSRQQAELTWKLDTARDTAPTLAARIDDLTRTADHLEQAAEASRTAATLTRTLHTRTSEATDVAASQGFDTLAAAEQALLSEQDLNALEEEINQWREARATHQAVIDDPVLQHAAAQPPADVDAAASRRAAADDQHAQAVTAATAARTRTSELTDLATILGTAVEHLKELELAHNTARHLADLATGNAPGTRVRMQLEAYVLAARLEQVVAAANTRLHRMSEGRYTLRHSDQQAAHGARSGLGLEITDSWTGRPRKTDTLSGGESFFASLSLALGLADVVTHEAGGNPLDTLFIDEGFGTLDDDTLHNVLDVLDSLRAHDRTVGVISHIPELRRRITQRLHVRKSPTGSTLVHLTEAAE, from the coding sequence ATGCGTCTGCACCACCTCACCCTGCAGGCCTTCGGTCCCTTCGCCGGCACCCACACCGTCGACTTCGACGCCCTGAATGCTGACGGCCTCTTCCTTCTGCACGGCGACACCGGCGCCGGCAAGAGCACCCTCTTCACAGCTATCTGCTTCGCCCTGTACGGCGAACCCCCGGTCGACCGCGAGTTGATGCTGCGCAGTCACCACGCCCCGGACAACCTGCTCACCCAGGTCACCCTCGACGTCACCGTCGCCGGCCGGCGGCTGCTCATCGACCGCGTCCCCCAACAGAAGCGACCCAAGAGAAACGGCACGGGCGACACTCTCCAAAAAGCCGAGACCCGGCTCAGCCGGTGGACGACCGACTCCCTCGGCCAGGGCCACTGGGAACCCTCCAGCAAGTCACACCAGGAAGCCGGCAAAGAGATCAAAGACCTGCTCGGCATGAGCCGGACTCAGTTCTGCCAGGTGGTCCTCCTGCCCCAGAACGAGTTCACCAAGTTCCTCTACGCCGCCGCGCCCCAGCGCCGTGAACTCCTCGGCAAGCTCTTCCACACCGACCGATACTCCTTCATCGAACGCTGGCTGAACGACCACAGCCGCACCGTCCAGAAGAACCGCGACACCGCCCGCGACGAGGTTCTCCACCTTGCCTCCCGTATCCACCAGGCCGCAGGCCCCAACCTGAAGTCCGAGCACGACGCCCCCACCCCCGACGATCCCCACTCTCTGACCAGCCCTGCCCTTGCCTGGGCCCACGGCCTCACCCAGGCCAGCCAGGCCGATGCCCTCCAAGCCCAAGGCGACGCCGAAACTGCCAGAAAGAACCAGCTCGCCCACCAAGAGCTGGAGAACGAGGCCCGCGAACTGCACCAGCGCCAGACCGCTCACGCCGCAGCCCGCGAGCACATGGACCGGCTCAACGAACAGACCCCCCACCAGCAGGAGCTGGCCCGGCGCCGTGAACAGGCCCGCCGCGCACAGCAACTGGCACCCCTGCTGCACGCCGTCACCACCGCCCGCACCGACCACGCGCGCGCCCAGGACACCGAACGGGACGCCCGCACCCGACTGCTCCCCGAACACACCGCACTTCAGGCCGCCGACCTCGCCACGGCCGGACAGCACCTGCGCGACGACATCGCCGTGCTGAACACCCTCCTCCCCGAGGAAGACACCCTCCGCCAGCTCACCGCCGACCTCAAACGCATCGACGACGAGCTGCAGGACTTCACCAACCAGCAGCGCACCGCCCGCGACTGGCTCGACCAGGAGACCACCCAGCGCGCTGCCCTGGACGGCCGCCGGGAAGCCGCCCGCCAGGCCGAGGAAGACAGCCGGGGCCACCAGGCCCAGCTGGACGCCATCGGCATACGCCTGGCAGCCGCTCAGCGCCGCGACGCCCACCTCGCACAGATCACCACCGCCGAACAGCGCCTGACCGCCGCGCAGAAAGAAGCCGAACAGGCCGCCCAGGCCCACATCGACATCCGCCGCCGACGCACCGAGGGCATGGCCGCCGAACTCGCAGCCGGCCTCACCGACGGAGCGCCCTGCCCGGTCTGCGGCTCGTGCTCCCACCCGGCCCCCGCCCAGGCTCCCGAGGGACATCCCACCCGCGAGGCCGAGCAGGCCGCTGAGGAAACCCACCAGCAAGCCCTAGAGCAGCGCGACGCGGTCGCCGCCGAACTGCAGAAGTTGCGGGAGAACGCCGCAGGCGCCACCGGCGAAGCCGGTGACACCCCGCTGGACACCCTCAAGACCGAACACGACCAACTCACCCAACACCTTGCCGACGCCCTCCGGCGTGCTGCCGACCGCGGAATCGTCGAAGAAGAACTCCTCAAACTGGACCGCGAATACACGGCCATGACCGAGCAGGACAGCACCGCCACCGCCGGCCTGTCCGCCCGCAACGCCACCCATGAAACTCTGTCCCGGCAACAAGCCGAGCTCACCTGGAAACTCGACACCGCCCGCGACACCGCTCCGACCCTGGCAGCCCGTATCGACGACCTCACCCGCACCGCCGACCATCTCGAGCAGGCCGCCGAGGCATCACGCACCGCTGCCACCCTCACCCGGACCCTGCACACCCGCACCAGCGAAGCCACCGACGTCGCCGCCTCCCAGGGCTTCGACACTCTCGCCGCCGCCGAGCAGGCCTTGCTCAGCGAGCAGGACCTCAACGCTCTGGAAGAAGAGATCAACCAGTGGCGCGAGGCCCGCGCCACCCACCAAGCTGTCATCGACGACCCCGTCCTCCAACACGCAGCTGCCCAGCCACCCGCCGACGTCGACGCGGCAGCCTCCCGGCGCGCCGCCGCAGACGACCAGCATGCCCAGGCCGTGACCGCCGCCACCGCAGCCCGGACCCGCACCAGCGAACTCACCGACCTCGCCACCATCCTGGGCACAGCCGTCGAACACTTGAAGGAACTCGAACTGGCCCACAACACCGCCCGCCACCTCGCCGACCTGGCTACCGGCAACGCACCAGGTACCCGGGTCCGCATGCAGCTGGAGGCCTACGTCCTGGCCGCCCGCCTCGAACAGGTCGTTGCCGCCGCCAACACGCGACTGCACCGGATGTCCGAAGGTCGCTACACCCTCCGCCACTCCGACCAACAAGCCGCCCACGGCGCCCGCTCCGGCCTCGGCCTGGAAATCACCGACTCCTGGACCGGCCGCCCCCGCAAGACCGACACCCTCTCAGGCGGCGAATCCTTCTTCGCCTCGCTGTCCCTCGCCCTCGGCCTGGCTGACGTCGTCACCCACGAAGCCGGCGGCAACCCCCTCGACACCCTCTTCATCGACGAAGGCTTCGGCACCCTCGACGACGACACCCTCCACAACGTCCTCGACGTCCTGGACTCCCTGCGCGCCCACGACCGCACCGTCGGCGTCATCAGCCACATCCCCGAACTACGCCGCCGCATCACCCAGCGACTCCACGTCCGAAAAAGCCCCACCGGCTCCACCCTCGTCCACCTGACCGAAGCAGCCGAATAA